One genomic region from Geothermobacter ehrlichii encodes:
- the panB gene encoding 3-methyl-2-oxobutanoate hydroxymethyltransferase encodes MGKKKTILDLQRMKDAGEKIAVLTAYDYPFARLMDDEGIDVILVGDSVGSVVSGYDNTLPVTMDEMVYHTRAVVRGVASAMVVADMPFLSYQVDLAEARRNAGRLIKEGGAQAVKLEGGTNMAETIRALVDIDIPVVGHIGLTPQSVHRMGGYKVQGRQEAQAEQLLADARAVEQAGACAIVLEAIPASLASRITRELSIPTIGIGAGPDCDGQVLVIHDILGLCEKYSPKFVKRYADAAGVIRGGIRDYIDEVKKGAFPTEEHSFK; translated from the coding sequence ATGGGAAAGAAGAAAACCATTCTCGATCTGCAACGCATGAAGGATGCCGGCGAAAAGATCGCCGTTCTGACCGCCTACGACTATCCCTTCGCCCGGCTGATGGACGACGAGGGGATCGATGTCATCCTGGTCGGCGATTCCGTCGGCTCGGTTGTTTCCGGTTATGACAACACCCTGCCGGTCACCATGGACGAAATGGTCTATCACACCCGTGCCGTGGTGCGCGGCGTCGCTTCGGCGATGGTGGTGGCCGACATGCCCTTCCTTTCGTACCAGGTCGATCTGGCCGAGGCCCGGCGCAACGCCGGTCGCCTGATCAAGGAAGGGGGCGCCCAGGCGGTCAAGCTGGAAGGGGGGACGAACATGGCGGAAACCATCCGCGCCCTGGTCGACATCGATATTCCGGTGGTCGGGCACATCGGCCTGACCCCCCAGTCGGTGCACCGCATGGGCGGATACAAGGTGCAGGGCCGCCAGGAAGCCCAGGCCGAACAGCTGCTGGCCGACGCCCGCGCCGTGGAGCAGGCCGGCGCCTGCGCCATCGTCCTCGAGGCCATTCCCGCGTCCCTGGCCTCCCGCATCACCCGCGAGCTGTCCATTCCCACCATCGGCATCGGCGCCGGTCCCGACTGCGACGGACAGGTGCTGGTGATTCATGATATCCTCGGCCTGTGCGAAAAATATTCGCCCAAGTTCGTCAAGCGCTATGCCGACGCCGCCGGCGTGATCCGCGGCGGCATTCGCGACTACATCGACGAGGTGAAGAAGGGGGCTTTCCCCACCGAGGAGCACAGTTTCAAATGA
- the rsmA gene encoding 16S rRNA (adenine(1518)-N(6)/adenine(1519)-N(6))-dimethyltransferase RsmA produces the protein MNQPRHRARKRFGQNFLRDQNIVARILQAAELAESDRVLEIGPGTGALTDGLLQLAGEVVVMELDRDLVAYWQQRRHPGLRVVSGDALRLDWSDILGREPVKMVANLPYNISSQILFRIIEHRRLFKRLVLMFQKEVGDRLLASPGSRDYGILSVFAQLWFDISRVCNVPPQAFRPAPRVDSVVLLFKPLGGPRVDVVRPELFDRLVRGAFRQRRKTLRNTLQSAGFVAADLDRAFELAGIEPTRRGETLSLEDFANLTRALARQEAP, from the coding sequence ATGAATCAGCCCCGCCACCGCGCCCGAAAACGCTTCGGGCAGAATTTTCTGCGCGATCAGAACATTGTCGCCCGCATTCTGCAGGCCGCCGAGCTTGCTGAGAGCGACCGGGTGCTCGAAATCGGCCCCGGCACCGGCGCCCTGACCGATGGTCTGCTGCAGCTGGCCGGCGAGGTCGTGGTAATGGAGCTCGACCGTGACCTGGTCGCCTACTGGCAGCAGCGCCGGCATCCCGGACTGCGCGTTGTGTCCGGCGACGCATTGAGGCTCGACTGGTCCGATATCCTCGGCCGGGAACCGGTCAAGATGGTGGCCAACCTGCCCTACAACATCTCGTCGCAGATCCTTTTCCGGATCATCGAGCATCGCCGGCTGTTCAAGCGGCTGGTGCTCATGTTTCAGAAAGAGGTGGGAGACCGGCTGCTGGCGTCGCCGGGGAGCCGCGATTACGGTATCCTTTCGGTGTTCGCCCAGCTCTGGTTCGACATCAGCCGGGTGTGCAACGTGCCGCCGCAGGCCTTCCGCCCGGCCCCCCGGGTCGATTCGGTGGTCCTGCTGTTCAAGCCGCTTGGCGGCCCCCGGGTCGATGTCGTCCGGCCTGAGCTGTTCGATCGCCTGGTGCGGGGCGCTTTTCGCCAGCGGCGCAAGACGTTGCGCAACACCCTGCAGTCGGCCGGGTTTGTCGCTGCCGACCTTGACCGCGCCTTCGAGCTGGCCGGCATCGAACCGACCCGACGGGGAGAGACTCTCTCCCTCGAAGACTTTGCCAACCTGACGCGGGCCCTTGCCCGGCAGGAGGCCCCCTGA
- the panP gene encoding pyridoxal-dependent aspartate 1-decarboxylase PanP, with product MTPKEAAKANLENLYRIFTIPEAPDSTLGAIDQAITRDVAGFLQAHIVALERSLEDIEKDFADPEIPEEPAYVSDYTEFIKEKLVAHSVHTAAPGFVGHMTSALPYFMLPLSRIMTALNQNLVKVETSKAFTPMERQVLAMLHRLVYARDDDFYRRWMHDSTHALGAFCSGGTIANITALWTARNILCAPSGDFRGIAREGYLRALEHLGCRGLAVLVSRRGHYSLGKAVDLIGLGRDNLVRVETDDNNRMDPAALCSELARLRDEGIRPLAIVGIAGTTETGNVDPLDELADIAVEQGCHFHVDAAWGGPTLFSERHRHLLRGIERADSVTLDAHKQLYVPMGAGMVLFRDPAALRAIEHHAAYILRQGSKDLGSHTLEGSRPGKAMLVHAGLSIMGRKGYELLIDLGIERARLFAGKVRRHPDFELMTEPELNILTYRYVPAWAQAAMARADAETCRQANAVLDRITRLIQKEQREAGKTFVSRTTLQSARYERQSLTVFRVVLANPLTTEEIIDAILQEQCRIAGREEIRQLLAYLAQILGADPSPRP from the coding sequence ATGACACCGAAAGAGGCCGCCAAGGCCAACCTGGAAAATCTCTACCGCATCTTCACCATCCCCGAGGCTCCCGACTCGACCCTGGGGGCCATCGACCAGGCCATCACCCGCGATGTCGCCGGTTTTCTGCAGGCGCACATCGTCGCCCTGGAGCGGAGCCTGGAGGATATCGAAAAGGACTTCGCCGATCCGGAAATTCCCGAGGAACCGGCCTACGTCTCCGACTACACCGAGTTCATCAAGGAGAAGCTGGTCGCCCATTCGGTGCACACGGCGGCGCCCGGGTTTGTCGGGCACATGACCTCGGCCCTGCCGTACTTCATGCTGCCGCTGTCGCGCATCATGACGGCGCTGAACCAGAACCTGGTCAAGGTCGAAACCTCGAAGGCGTTCACGCCCATGGAGCGGCAGGTGCTGGCCATGCTGCACCGGCTGGTCTATGCCCGGGATGACGATTTCTATCGGCGCTGGATGCACGACAGCACCCACGCCCTCGGCGCCTTTTGCTCCGGCGGAACCATCGCCAACATCACCGCCCTGTGGACGGCTCGGAACATCCTTTGCGCGCCGTCGGGCGACTTTCGGGGGATCGCTCGCGAGGGCTATCTGCGTGCCCTGGAGCATCTCGGCTGCCGGGGACTTGCGGTGCTGGTTTCCCGGCGTGGACACTATTCGCTGGGCAAGGCGGTCGACCTGATCGGGCTGGGGCGCGACAACCTCGTCCGGGTCGAAACCGACGACAACAACCGCATGGATCCGGCGGCCCTGTGCAGCGAACTGGCGCGCCTGCGCGACGAGGGCATCCGGCCGCTGGCCATTGTCGGCATCGCCGGTACCACCGAAACCGGCAATGTCGATCCTCTCGACGAACTGGCCGACATCGCGGTCGAACAGGGTTGTCATTTTCATGTCGACGCCGCCTGGGGCGGTCCGACCCTCTTCTCCGAGCGGCACCGGCATCTTCTGCGCGGCATCGAGCGCGCCGATTCGGTGACTCTTGACGCCCACAAGCAGCTCTACGTGCCGATGGGAGCGGGGATGGTGCTGTTCCGTGATCCGGCGGCGCTGCGCGCCATCGAGCATCACGCCGCCTACATCCTGCGGCAGGGTTCCAAGGACCTGGGCAGCCATACCCTCGAAGGCTCGCGTCCCGGCAAGGCGATGCTGGTGCATGCCGGGTTGTCGATCATGGGCCGCAAGGGGTACGAACTGCTCATCGATCTCGGCATCGAGCGGGCCCGGCTCTTTGCCGGCAAGGTGCGGCGGCATCCGGATTTCGAGCTGATGACCGAGCCGGAGCTGAACATCCTGACCTATCGCTACGTTCCGGCCTGGGCGCAAGCGGCGATGGCCAGGGCCGATGCCGAAACGTGCAGGCAGGCCAATGCCGTTCTCGACCGGATCACCCGGCTGATCCAGAAGGAACAGCGGGAGGCGGGCAAGACCTTCGTCTCCCGGACCACCCTGCAGTCGGCCCGCTACGAGCGGCAGTCGCTGACCGTCTTTCGGGTCGTTCTCGCCAACCCGCTGACCACCGAGGAGATCATCGACGCCATCCTTCAGGAACAGTGCCGGATTGCCGGCCGCGAAGAAATCCGGCAGCTGCTGGCGTACCTGGCGCAGATTCTCGGTGCCGATCCGTCGCCGCGTCCCTGA
- the panC gene encoding pantoate--beta-alanine ligase, with protein sequence MQIIRSVQQMQQRCLTARQAGKRIAFVPTMGWLHEGHLSLLREGRRRGDLLVLSIFVNPTQFGQNEDFDSYPRDLERDAALARDVGVDLIFAPEAADMYPRGYQTFVDVEGAMTSVLCGASRPGHFRGVTTVVTKLFTIVQPHVALFGQKDFQQLAVIRRMTADLNLPVEIVGMPIVREPDGLAMSSRNVYLTDEQRRQALVLYRALCEARRLVAGGRTDSAGIVESLRAMIEAEPETRIDYVEICHQATLERQRTVDADSVLLLAVFVGKTRLIDNGYLLPTD encoded by the coding sequence ATGCAAATCATCCGTTCCGTTCAACAGATGCAACAGCGCTGCCTGACGGCCCGCCAGGCCGGAAAGCGCATCGCCTTTGTTCCGACCATGGGCTGGCTGCACGAGGGGCACCTGTCGCTGCTGCGCGAGGGGCGCAGGCGGGGCGACCTGCTGGTCCTTTCCATCTTCGTCAATCCGACCCAGTTCGGCCAGAACGAGGATTTTGACAGCTATCCGCGCGATCTCGAGCGGGATGCGGCCCTGGCGCGCGACGTCGGTGTCGACCTGATCTTCGCTCCCGAGGCGGCTGACATGTATCCGCGCGGCTACCAGACCTTTGTCGATGTCGAGGGGGCCATGACCTCGGTTCTGTGCGGCGCCAGCCGTCCGGGTCATTTTCGCGGCGTAACCACCGTGGTGACCAAGCTGTTCACCATCGTCCAGCCGCATGTCGCCCTGTTCGGCCAGAAGGACTTTCAGCAGCTGGCCGTCATCCGGCGCATGACAGCCGATCTGAACCTGCCGGTCGAGATCGTCGGCATGCCGATTGTGCGCGAACCGGACGGGCTGGCCATGAGCTCGCGCAATGTCTACCTCACCGACGAACAGCGCCGTCAGGCCCTGGTCCTCTATCGCGCCCTGTGCGAGGCGCGGCGGCTGGTGGCTGGCGGCCGGACGGACTCTGCCGGGATTGTCGAAAGCCTGCGGGCGATGATCGAGGCCGAGCCGGAAACCCGTATCGACTATGTTGAGATCTGCCATCAGGCGACGCTCGAACGGCAACGGACCGTCGATGCCGATTCCGTTCTGTTGCTGGCGGTTTTTGTCGGCAAGACGCGTCTGATCGACAACGGCTATCTTCTGCCGACGGACTGA
- a CDS encoding NAD-glutamate dehydrogenase domain-containing protein → MKTIVDHHGNRLAKEKIEEKIATALLLLTQRNRENADQIRKMAEILRDHTPLSFFVSPTTDRLAHWVDCFYNFLRQRQDAVAVAFHPHRSERRGFLLTNCRDVPFLLHTVQLCLTRLGVRYQVVCHPIMSIQRQKGVLTALGRADRGELESFIVLELEDVSEARQTEVVDAVRRHLELVLLVDGDRDRLRQRLVEVAECAGSNGAFWNWLGAGAFLPLSYKQLELTGDSEDRSLRETPERSCGLPWKVVQFDVGEKRRLADLPDRFRTRLLRQTLEVVEESERSSPLYRDEKLVYIGFREHRDGMELEHAFLGLFAPEVEDDPALNVATLKERLEAALDRLCIPRGSHDHRKIVEIFNSFPKVELFFISDDELTRLVHSFTQLYRHESVRVVPAHSLAVRGLTLLVIMPRVFYGPMTSPRLDAFLRRFFRTEQIESRIIHLSKSYLSLHVGVQTGAFDIRFDEEKLERGLTRICRPWELTLRRILERNETAEKAESLWRRYRESFTPEYKHLFHPRFAVRDIRAMERLLENGRDTFEIWGPVSGREEIYRLQFYSRRQSFLNELMPFLENLGLNVIDEVDFRFVIDGAEVFLKSFAIRGGEGSLPLSPLRHKLVAALDALRAGEAENDYLNRLLVLTGLDWREIDVFRAYRNYYFQLGSRYTKRRVAFALISNPRVAQLLYRYFEARFRPDPQWEDPAEREEQVLSPLRLELVEALQGVRDPNEDEILRVLFNLIDSTIRTNFFVRRDAEDYFIAFKLSALGIIDMPAPRPLYETYVHNARMEGIHLRGGKVARGGIRWSDRPDDFRTEILDLMKTQMTKNALIVPVGSKGGFIVKTPFSTREEGMELSKRAYQTLMRGLLDLSDNRVDGQIRRPEGIVAYDGDDPYLVVAADKGTAHLPDTANAISAEYGFWLGDAFASGGSKGYDHKKLGITARGAWESVKRHFRELGVDVQSESVTVVGIGDMSGDVFGNGMLLSRKIKLLAAFNHMHIFLDPDPDPETSWQERKRLFDMPRSTWEDYDPKLISPGGGVFRRDAKDIPLSPQVREWLGVRHESIDPNGLIRLLLAADVDLIWNGGIGTYVKASFEKHVDAGDRANDPVRIDATELRARVVGEGGNLGMTQFARIEYALHGGRLNTDAIDNSGGVDCSDHEVNLKIFLHHLMTSGEVEDLEDRDRLLEEVTDEVCRLVLHNNYTQSLCLSLDLERCREDVGPFLDLCDRLVDVGLLDREGENLPSAKVVHARASRSFVRPELSKLLAYAKMQLYQNLLESDLVQTDLAFEDLASYFPQQVRKRFGRKLAGHPLAREIVATVMTNRIIDQAGCAFCDRLARATGSSLTAVAGAYLFADRLFDASSLRLHVYQQDNRMPAEQQHRLLRLIEDALARFCQRALVSGFDLPYRKKQVRELKKEFDSYLQQVADTPQAETDLFAGLPDEVAAAFARLLRVDHFLPAVVLARGVGRQVADVLPVYLELYRRLDLDSLLSMLDRMAVRDRWDRLARETLRAEFVTLGTELAARVFTEAGGDIDRYLSPRRTLLQVYRGQRKRLGESLPDNLHPLMVLAGSLGRLLQG, encoded by the coding sequence ATGAAGACCATCGTCGACCATCACGGAAATCGTCTGGCCAAGGAAAAGATCGAGGAGAAGATCGCGACCGCCCTGCTGCTGTTGACCCAGCGGAATCGCGAAAACGCCGACCAGATCAGGAAGATGGCGGAGATTCTGCGTGATCACACCCCACTGAGTTTTTTCGTCTCTCCCACCACCGACCGGCTGGCTCACTGGGTCGACTGCTTCTACAACTTTCTGCGCCAGCGACAGGACGCCGTCGCCGTCGCCTTTCATCCGCACCGCTCCGAACGGCGCGGATTTCTGCTCACCAACTGCCGGGACGTTCCCTTTCTGCTGCATACCGTTCAGCTCTGCCTGACCCGCCTGGGAGTCCGCTACCAGGTGGTCTGCCATCCCATCATGAGCATCCAGCGGCAGAAGGGAGTGCTGACCGCCCTGGGGCGGGCCGACCGGGGCGAGCTCGAATCCTTTATCGTCCTCGAGCTGGAGGACGTGTCCGAGGCGCGCCAGACCGAGGTCGTTGATGCGGTCCGGCGGCATCTCGAACTGGTCCTGCTTGTCGACGGCGACCGGGACCGGTTGCGGCAGCGGCTGGTCGAGGTGGCGGAATGTGCGGGCAGCAACGGCGCTTTCTGGAACTGGCTCGGCGCCGGGGCCTTTCTGCCGCTCTCCTACAAGCAGCTCGAGCTGACCGGCGACAGCGAGGATCGGTCGCTGCGGGAAACTCCCGAGCGAAGCTGCGGCCTCCCCTGGAAAGTCGTCCAGTTCGATGTCGGCGAGAAGCGCAGGCTGGCCGACCTGCCCGACCGGTTTCGCACCCGGCTGCTGCGGCAGACGCTGGAGGTGGTCGAGGAGAGCGAACGGTCCAGTCCCCTGTATCGCGACGAGAAGCTGGTCTATATCGGCTTCCGCGAGCACCGGGACGGGATGGAGCTGGAACACGCCTTCCTCGGCCTGTTCGCCCCGGAGGTCGAGGACGATCCGGCGCTGAATGTCGCCACCCTGAAGGAGCGGCTCGAGGCGGCCCTCGACCGGCTCTGCATTCCGCGCGGCAGTCACGACCATCGCAAGATCGTCGAGATCTTCAACTCCTTTCCCAAGGTCGAACTCTTCTTCATTTCCGACGATGAGCTGACGCGGCTGGTCCATTCCTTCACCCAGCTCTACCGGCACGAGAGCGTCCGGGTGGTGCCGGCGCACAGCCTCGCCGTGCGCGGCCTGACGCTGCTGGTGATCATGCCGCGTGTCTTTTACGGGCCGATGACCAGTCCCCGACTCGACGCGTTTTTGCGGCGCTTTTTCCGCACCGAGCAGATTGAAAGCCGCATCATCCACCTGTCGAAATCCTACCTGAGCCTGCATGTCGGGGTGCAGACCGGGGCCTTCGATATCCGTTTCGACGAGGAAAAGCTGGAACGGGGGCTGACCCGCATCTGCCGGCCCTGGGAGCTGACGCTGCGCCGGATTCTCGAGCGGAACGAGACGGCGGAAAAGGCCGAATCCCTCTGGCGACGCTACCGGGAGAGTTTCACTCCGGAATACAAGCATCTCTTCCATCCCCGGTTCGCGGTGCGCGACATCCGGGCCATGGAGCGCCTGCTGGAGAACGGCCGGGACACCTTCGAGATCTGGGGGCCGGTCAGCGGCCGGGAGGAGATCTACCGGCTGCAGTTCTACAGCCGACGGCAGAGCTTTCTCAACGAGCTGATGCCCTTTCTCGAAAACCTCGGCCTCAACGTGATCGACGAGGTCGATTTCCGCTTTGTCATTGACGGCGCCGAGGTCTTTCTCAAGAGCTTCGCCATCCGGGGCGGCGAAGGGAGTCTGCCACTGTCGCCGCTGCGGCACAAGCTGGTCGCTGCGCTCGACGCCCTGCGCGCCGGCGAGGCGGAAAACGACTATCTCAACCGGCTTCTGGTTCTGACCGGGCTCGACTGGAGGGAGATCGACGTCTTTCGCGCCTACCGCAACTACTACTTTCAGCTCGGGTCCCGCTACACCAAGCGCCGGGTGGCGTTCGCCCTGATCAGCAACCCGAGGGTTGCGCAGCTGCTCTACCGCTACTTCGAGGCCCGGTTCCGTCCTGATCCGCAATGGGAGGATCCGGCCGAACGCGAGGAGCAGGTGCTCTCGCCCCTGCGCCTGGAGCTGGTCGAGGCGCTGCAGGGGGTGCGGGATCCGAACGAGGACGAAATCCTGCGCGTGCTGTTCAACCTGATCGACTCGACCATCAGGACCAACTTCTTCGTGCGCCGCGACGCCGAAGACTACTTCATCGCCTTCAAGCTCAGCGCCCTGGGCATCATCGACATGCCGGCGCCGCGCCCCCTGTACGAAACCTACGTGCACAACGCCCGCATGGAGGGAATCCACCTGCGCGGCGGCAAGGTCGCGCGCGGCGGCATCCGCTGGTCGGACCGGCCGGATGATTTCCGCACCGAAATTCTCGACCTGATGAAGACCCAGATGACCAAGAACGCCCTCATCGTGCCGGTCGGCTCGAAGGGCGGCTTCATCGTCAAGACGCCCTTTTCGACCCGGGAAGAGGGGATGGAGCTTTCGAAACGAGCCTACCAGACCCTGATGCGCGGTCTGCTCGATCTGAGCGACAATCGGGTCGACGGGCAGATCCGGCGGCCGGAGGGGATTGTCGCCTACGACGGCGACGATCCCTACCTGGTGGTCGCCGCCGACAAGGGAACGGCCCACCTGCCGGACACCGCCAACGCCATCAGCGCCGAATACGGTTTCTGGCTCGGTGACGCCTTCGCCAGCGGCGGTTCCAAGGGCTACGATCACAAGAAGCTCGGCATCACCGCCCGCGGTGCCTGGGAGAGCGTCAAGCGGCACTTCCGCGAGCTGGGCGTCGATGTGCAGTCCGAGTCGGTCACCGTGGTTGGCATCGGCGACATGAGCGGCGACGTCTTCGGCAACGGCATGCTCCTGTCCCGCAAGATAAAACTGCTGGCCGCCTTCAACCACATGCACATCTTTCTCGACCCCGATCCGGACCCCGAGACGAGCTGGCAGGAGCGCAAGCGGCTGTTCGACATGCCGCGCTCGACCTGGGAGGACTACGATCCGAAGCTGATTTCCCCCGGCGGCGGGGTCTTTCGCCGCGACGCCAAGGACATCCCCCTGTCGCCGCAGGTCCGCGAGTGGCTGGGCGTGCGGCACGAGTCGATCGATCCCAACGGCCTGATCCGGCTGCTGCTGGCCGCCGATGTCGATCTGATCTGGAACGGCGGCATCGGCACCTACGTCAAGGCGAGTTTCGAAAAGCATGTCGACGCCGGCGACCGGGCCAACGATCCGGTACGCATCGACGCCACCGAGTTGCGCGCCCGGGTGGTTGGCGAGGGCGGCAACCTCGGCATGACCCAGTTCGCGCGCATTGAGTACGCCCTGCACGGTGGTCGGCTGAACACCGACGCCATCGACAACAGCGGCGGCGTCGACTGCTCGGACCACGAGGTCAACCTGAAGATCTTCCTCCATCACCTGATGACCAGTGGCGAGGTGGAGGATCTCGAGGATCGCGACCGCCTGCTGGAGGAGGTGACCGACGAGGTCTGCCGGCTGGTTCTGCACAACAACTATACCCAGAGCCTCTGCCTCAGCCTCGATCTCGAACGCTGCCGCGAGGATGTCGGCCCCTTCCTCGATCTGTGCGACCGGCTGGTCGATGTCGGATTGCTGGACAGGGAAGGGGAGAACCTCCCCTCGGCCAAGGTTGTGCATGCCAGGGCTTCGCGGTCCTTTGTCCGCCCCGAGCTCTCCAAGCTGCTCGCCTACGCCAAGATGCAGCTCTACCAGAACCTGCTGGAGAGCGACCTGGTGCAGACCGACCTCGCCTTCGAGGATCTGGCGAGCTATTTTCCGCAGCAGGTGCGCAAGCGGTTCGGCCGCAAACTGGCGGGGCATCCCCTGGCGCGGGAGATCGTCGCCACGGTCATGACCAACCGGATCATCGACCAGGCCGGTTGCGCCTTCTGCGACCGTCTGGCGCGGGCGACGGGCTCGTCCCTCACGGCGGTGGCCGGCGCCTACCTCTTCGCCGACCGGCTGTTCGACGCCTCCTCCCTGCGCCTGCACGTCTACCAGCAGGACAACCGGATGCCGGCGGAGCAGCAGCACCGGCTGCTGCGGCTGATCGAGGATGCTCTGGCCCGCTTCTGCCAGCGGGCGCTCGTTTCGGGGTTCGACCTGCCGTACCGGAAGAAGCAGGTCAGGGAGCTGAAAAAGGAATTCGACAGCTACCTGCAGCAGGTCGCGGACACCCCGCAGGCGGAAACGGACCTTTTCGCGGGCCTGCCCGACGAGGTGGCGGCCGCCTTCGCCCGGCTGCTTCGTGTCGACCACTTTTTGCCGGCGGTCGTGCTGGCCCGCGGCGTCGGTCGCCAGGTCGCCGACGTCCTGCCCGTCTATCTGGAGCTCTATCGCCGGCTCGATCTCGATTCGCTGCTGTCGATGCTCGACCGGATGGCGGTCAGGGATCGCTGGGACCGCCTGGCCCGCGAAACGCTGCGGGCGGAGTTTGTCACCCTGGGCACCGAGCTGGCGGCGCGGGTCTTCACCGAGGCGGGCGGCGATATCGACCGCTACCTGTCGCCGCGCCGGACCCTGCTGCAGGTCTATCGCGGCCAGCGCAAGCGCCTGGGCGAGTCGCTGCCGGACAACCTGCATCCGCTGATGGTGCTCGCCGGCAGTCTCGGTCGGCTGCTGCAGGGCTGA
- a CDS encoding flavin reductase family protein yields MMKKRKLGPCVTFFPQPTTLVTSVDTAGKVNLMTASWAGIVSKTPPTMAISLNRSRLTYEQIRQTGCFVVNMVPVSLAVAADFCGIRSGRDRDKAVVTGLTLVPAEQVAAPLVGECPLNVECRLVREVELGDYRLMLGEIVQIHAAEQAFAEDGGMSVAAFDPLVYLGGIREYWSLGGHVADAYRDGLRLEDGK; encoded by the coding sequence ATGATGAAAAAGAGAAAACTCGGTCCCTGCGTCACCTTCTTTCCGCAACCGACGACACTGGTCACTTCGGTCGACACCGCAGGAAAGGTCAACCTGATGACCGCGTCCTGGGCCGGTATCGTCAGCAAGACGCCGCCGACCATGGCGATTTCCCTCAACCGTTCGCGGCTGACTTACGAGCAGATCCGGCAGACCGGCTGTTTCGTCGTCAACATGGTGCCCGTCTCGCTGGCGGTGGCCGCCGATTTCTGCGGCATCCGTTCCGGCCGCGACCGGGACAAGGCCGTGGTCACCGGGCTGACCCTGGTGCCGGCCGAACAGGTGGCGGCGCCGCTGGTCGGAGAGTGCCCGCTCAATGTCGAATGCCGCCTGGTCCGGGAGGTCGAGCTGGGCGATTACCGGCTGATGCTCGGTGAAATCGTGCAGATCCACGCCGCCGAGCAGGCCTTCGCCGAGGACGGCGGCATGTCCGTCGCCGCTTTCGATCCCCTGGTCTATCTCGGCGGCATCCGCGAATACTGGTCGCTTGGCGGGCATGTCGCCGACGCCTATCGTGACGGACTCAGGCTGGAGGACGGAAAGTGA
- a CDS encoding peptidylprolyl isomerase codes for MDKKQQCVARVNGTPISRFDLENAMQGYAMQEHRKTLDQLDADQLREAESFAMEKLIARELIFQQALAEGFVADEAAIAEELRKIVDNFPSEEEFHATLAKAGLSAADYQRMLRQDVTVNQMSEKYLADLDDPSDEEIEDFYRQHADRLVRRGRVRASHLLVRAGGDNREQALERIRRLRDEATADNFADLARKHSDCPSAPGGGDLGYFRRGDMVKPFEDAAFSLAVGAISEPVETQFGFHLIRVLDREEDRPLTREEARPQIVSFIRQQAGAGRLKQWVEELRAQADIEIMDNRAD; via the coding sequence ATGGATAAGAAACAGCAGTGCGTCGCGCGGGTCAACGGAACACCGATCAGTCGTTTCGACCTCGAGAACGCCATGCAGGGATACGCCATGCAGGAACACCGCAAGACCCTCGACCAGCTCGACGCCGATCAGTTGCGCGAGGCGGAGAGCTTCGCCATGGAGAAGCTGATCGCCCGCGAACTGATCTTTCAGCAGGCCCTGGCCGAGGGCTTCGTTGCCGACGAGGCCGCCATCGCCGAAGAACTGCGCAAGATCGTCGACAACTTCCCCAGCGAGGAGGAGTTTCACGCCACTCTGGCCAAGGCGGGTCTCAGCGCCGCCGACTACCAGCGAATGCTGCGGCAGGATGTCACCGTCAACCAGATGTCGGAAAAATACCTCGCCGACCTGGACGACCCGTCCGATGAGGAGATCGAGGACTTCTACCGGCAACATGCCGATCGTCTGGTGCGGCGGGGCCGGGTGCGGGCCAGCCATCTGCTGGTCAGGGCGGGTGGCGACAACCGGGAGCAGGCCCTCGAACGCATCCGCCGGTTGCGCGACGAGGCGACCGCCGACAATTTCGCCGATTTGGCCCGCAAGCACTCGGACTGCCCCAGCGCCCCAGGCGGCGGCGACCTGGGGTATTTCCGCCGCGGCGACATGGTGAAGCCGTTCGAGGATGCCGCATTTTCCCTGGCGGTCGGCGCCATCAGCGAACCGGTGGAGACCCAGTTCGGCTTCCACCTGATCCGAGTGCTCGACCGCGAGGAGGACCGTCCCCTGACGCGGGAGGAGGCGCGGCCGCAGATCGTCAGTTTCATCAGACAGCAGGCAGGTGCCGGCAGGCTGAAGCAGTGGGTTGAAGAGCTGCGGGCACAGGCCGATATCGAGATCATGGACAACCGGGCCGACTGA